The proteins below are encoded in one region of Mangifera indica cultivar Alphonso chromosome 7, CATAS_Mindica_2.1, whole genome shotgun sequence:
- the LOC123221547 gene encoding vinorine synthase-like encodes MEIEVEVISKETIKPSSPTPHHLHHYQFSYIDQLSPSVFVPLIYFYDILDHKLGNNDVLSNLKSSLSKVLCHYYPLAGCLKHNHADCNDDGAVFLKAQKQHGLENSVLAIQVNFFNCGSFATGVLISHKIADASSMITFIKNWAANAPGESANFCPQFVSATLFPPKDVGGLSSTEAVPKRKTL; translated from the exons ATGGAGATTGAGGTTGAAGTTATCTCCAAGGAGACAATAAAACCCTCTTCTCCAACTCCACACCATCTTCACCATTATCAATTCTCCTATATTGATCAATTATCTCCATCTGTCTTTGTCCCTTTGATCTACTTCTACGATATTCTTGATCACAAACTTGGCAACAATGATGTTTTAAGCAACCTGAAATCATCTTTGTCCAAGGTTCTCTGTCATTATTATCCATTAGCCGGCTGCCTGAAACATAACCATGCAGACTGCAACGATGATGGCGCGGTTTTCTTGAAGGCTCAA AAACAACATGGGCTGGAAAATTCCGTCCTTGCCATCCAAGTCAACTTCTTTAACTGTGGCAGTTTTGCCACTGGTGTTCTCATTTCACACAAGATTGCAGATGCTTCATCAATGATAACGTTTATCAAGAACTGGGCTGCTAATGCTCCTGGAGAAAGCGCCAATTTTTGTCCACAATTTGTGTCTGCCACTCTCTTCCCACCTAAAGATGTAGGTGGGTTATCTAGCACAGAAGCTGTTCCAAAGAGAAAAACATTGTGA